Part of the Deltaproteobacteria bacterium genome is shown below.
CAAACCTCTCGATGAATATGCGGCAGGTGAAACTGTAAAGTTCACAACGGAACTTGGCGGCCAGAAGCTGACTCAACTGGGCATAACCAGTGATACTGTCGAAACGGATAATGATGGAAACCTCTGGGCGGGGACGGCGGAGGGTCTATTCTTTTATCGCTATATCGACAGAGATAAAGTTGAAGAGTCTAAAATCAAAATTGATCTGGATGGCGTAGGCCAAAGCATAATGGTGACTGCTGTTAAGGCCCGCCGTACCGGCGGCGTGTGGGTTGCCCTGGCAGACGGACGCGTCGTTACCCTCGAATCTGCCGATAGCAAGTGGCAAACCATTGAGCCACGTTTGGAAAAAAAGTGTTCTCGCGTAACGTCTTTATTTGAGCACCCCAATGGCTCACTCTACGGAGGGTGCGACAGCGGGGCGACCTGGCAACTCAGGGCGGGCGAGAAAGACTTCTCCAACATCAAATGGTTGCTTGATGAAAAAGGTTCGAAAGTTAACAGTATTTCTTTGAGTCAAGATGGCCACGTTTGGGTTGCTACTCGGGGGAGTGGTTTTTTCCGACTCGGCATAACCGACTCCGACCCCGTCAAACCCTTTAATCGAACCAACGGACTGCTTAGCGATCTGGCACAGCACGTATTCGAAGATCCTGAGGGTAATCTTTGGTTCTCTCAATCCGGCGGGGTATCCAAGTTAAGATTCAACTCAAGGGCATTTTTAAATTGGACAGCAACCTCACATGCAGGTGAGAAGCCAACCCTGCCTAGTCCTGGAGTGCGTACCGTTCGTCATCTTAAGCAAGAAGGGGGCCACAGCTTATGGGTGGGCACTGGCTCTGGGTTGGTGGCTGTCAGTCCGGCAGGTATTAAACAAACCTTGACCGCTGCCGATGGCTTTAAAACAAATGATATTTGGCTTTTATGCAGTGACCCTGCGGGGCGTCAGTGGGTAAACGACTCCGCTGGTATCAACGCCATTAGTTTTTCAAAAGAAATGATTCCAGCCGGTATGGGGCCTGCGAGGGAGTTCAGTCTTTGGGGTGAAAAAGCCTACATTAATCGAGCGGCATGGTACCGATCGCGTTCTTGCGTGAGTGTGTCGCATAAAGAGAATGGTCGCGTTCGAGACGCAGTCTGTTTCTCGGGCCGTGGTGAGATGAAGTGTTGGTCCGAGGGTAAATGGCTTCAGGTTGGCGAAAAACAAGGGATTCCCAATTCTAAAATTCAGGCCATGGCAGTTGGCCCCGAGGGGCGCCTCTGGTTAGGTACCGGTGACCAAGGTCTTTTTAGAACAAAGGTGACATTTGGGAAGTGGTTATCGAGGCAATTTGTGCGTAAGGCCAAATCAGGAAAACGAGTTGAGGAAGGGGATTTACTTGAGCAGGTGATGGACGAATCACGTGGGTCACCAACGAATTCTATCCAGTCGCTTGTATGGTTTGGGAATAAACTATGGGCGGGTACAGCCCGTGCACTCCTGGAGCTGTCCGGAGAGCCAATGACCCTTGCTAAGGTGGTCGGCACCGATAATGGACTCCCGAATCAATCTGTCTTTAGCATGGCGATATCGCCTACTACAGGCTCTCTATGGCTAGGGACGAATCAGGGTATAGCGGAATTAAGTCCAGATACCAGTGAGGTTGTTCGAACGGTAAGTCGTCAAGACGGACTTTTGGATAACGAGGTCTGGTGGCATCAGTCGATGCATGTCAATCATGAAGGAACGGTTCATTATGGTACATCAAAGGGGCTGGCGGTTTTTAGTCCTAACGCGAACCGCTCCAACCCGGTTGCTCCGAACCCGAAGTTCCGCTTTCTTGAGTTTTCTCAAGATAACTCTGGCAACAATGAATTAACGGTCCGATTTGCTGCTCTAAGTTTTGCCGATGAATCCAGTGTGCGTTATCGAACACGTGTTCTGGGCTATCGAGATGACTGGTCTGAAGAGCGACCTAGCAATGAGGTACGGCTGATGAACCTCCCGGCTTTTGGTATCCCCCGTGACTATGCTTTTGAAGTGTTGGCATCCAACAACGATGGCGTATGGAGTGATACGCCTTTGCGCTACACATTTACGGTAACGCCAGCCTGGTGGCTTCGGTGGCAGACCATAACTTTTGTGTTGCTAAGTATCGTTGGTTTTTTTGCTCTTTTTTATTCGGTACGTGTTCGCTCAATCGCGCAACGTGCACAAGAACTCAGAGTGCTCTCCAATAATCTCCAAAAGGAAGTCCAGATTAGGACGCAAGCACAGTCGGAACTTGAATCAGCTTTGGATGTTGCGAGGGAGGCAAGCAAGCTCAAGAGTGAGTTTCTCGCGAATATTTCGCACGAGCTAAGGACTCCATTGAACGCGATTGTGAATGTCCCTGGTCCATTGATTAAAGATTACGTGACAGTTCGGGTTTGGCAATGTTCATCGTGTGAGGGCGCATTTCAGGATGATGTGGACCCATCGTCTCCGGTTCCCGAGGAGCCCGAAGTTTGTCCAGAGTGTCATATTGGGATGGCTTGTGGCGAGCAGACAGTTTGTGTCGGCGACTTGGGCGAACATCGCCACTTCTTAAGGCGCATTGAGACATCGGGACGACACCTCTTGGCTGTTGTTAATGACCTGCTTAATTTCTCGAAGCTTGAAGCAGGAAAAATGAACCTCGTTTTTAGCGAAATTGATGTGGGAAAAATCTTCGAAGATCTTTCTCATACGATGGCCCTTTTGGCAGAAGATAAAGGCGTCAAACTTCGATTCCCAGAATCCACGGCTGATGTTTCCCTGGTGGCGGACGCATTAAAAGTGACTCAAGTCTTGGTCAACTTGATTGGCAACGCGATTAAATTCACGGCCGAGGGAGGGGATATCACGATTGGGCTCGAGCCTGTGGATGACGAAGGACAGAGAATGTACAAATTCTCGGTTAAAGACACGGGGATAGGAATCCCTCCTGAGCAGTGTGAACTTGTATTTGAAAGCTTTCGACAGGTAGACGGCAGCCATACTCGCGCCCATCAAGGGACCGGACTGGGTTTGGCTATCACCAAGCAATTGGTGGAACTCCACGGGGGCCGGATATGGGTTGAGAGTGAGGTGGGTGTAGGGAGCACTTTTGCTTTTATTTTGCCTCAAGAGGGCATTGTTAAGCTTGAGGATGAATCAGGTGAGGTTAAGCTCGCCGCCCACAGTGATTGATTATGCCCCAGGGCTAAGATAGAAATATAGTTGTATCGTTGTGACGTTCTAAGGGTAGGAAGAACAAAGGGACCGGCAATTCAATGGCATTAACGCGTTTTAATCCAGTACCCAAGGCGAAGAGTCTAGAGACCCAAAAACAGAAAATTCTCTATGTTGAGGATGAGGATACGAATTGGGAAGTTACTCAGCTATCCTTGCGTGATAAATTTACGCTTCAACGTGCAGCCACATCAGCTGAAGCCTTCGAGATTCTGAATAAAGAAAAATTCGACCTCATTTTAATGGATATCCAACTGTCTGGTTCTGAACTTAACGGTATCGAAATCACTCAGTCGCTTCGAGGACTGGCTGCTGGGACTGTTCCCGATTACGGCCGTGAAATTGATTGTCATGGTGCGAGAATTATTTTCGTGACCGCATATTCTGCGCGCTATACCAAGGAAGAGTTGATTGAGGCCGGCGGCGATGACTTGATCACAAAGCCCGTTGATTTTACGCGGCTAAGTTTGGCTATATCTCGCTTACTCGTTCGAGAGGCGTTTAGTAAGCAGCCTCAAGTTAAAAAGTTTCTCGAAGAGAATAACCTACCTGAGCGCCGCAAGGCTGTTCGGGTTGCGATTGAACTAAATTGCAAGGTTCATTGCGATGGTGTCACGGATCATGCGTGTATTTGGGACCTCTCCTTGGGTGGTGCCAGGATAGCTTTCGACGCCAACAAAATACCCGATGCTATTTCCATAGGTTCATTGATTGAAGTTGAGTTTATTACCGCGTGGGGAGTCATCTGCGCCGACTCAACGGTTGTGCGAATTGCCGAGACAGAGACCAATGAGTTGGGTGTATCTTTCGATGCCATGAGCGATGAAAGTAAATCTATCCTAAGCAAATGGCTGGGGACTTACGGCTCCAAAGGCTGAACAGGTGACCGGCTATTTAGTTGGCCCGTTGTTTTTGAATTTGCTCGTAAGCCTCATTTATCTTTTGAACCTTTTCAGTAGCCAGCTTCACGAATTCCTCTGGAAGTCCTTGAGAGATGACCTTGTCTGGGTGGTTCTCGCTAACCAATGCTCGGTATTTTTTCTTAATCGTGTCCATCGAGTCCGAAGGTTTGCAGCCTAAAACCGCATAGTATCCCTCGGTGTTTGGGAAAAACGATTTTTGAATCAGCTCATGTTCGTAGCTGGGAATGTTAAAAATTTGAGCTGCTTTGGAAACAAGCTCTTTTTCTTTAGGGTGAAAGACACCGTCGGCGGCGGCGATGGTGTAGAGCAGCCGTAGCATTTCCCGCATCATCGCCGGAGAGTGCCCGAGGATTTGGTAGTACTGTTGAGCAAAACCCTCAAATGAGTGTGACGAGTCTTTGGCTTTATAAAAGATGTCGATGGCAATTTGGCGTTGTTGGTCGTTGAGCTGCAGACTTTGCTTGATGAACTTATCAACGACTGCGACTTCTTCTTTTGACACAATACCGTCGGCCTTCGCCAATTTCGCCAGTAGAGAAAAAGTCGTCACAAAAAATACGAGTTGATGTTCTTCCTGGCCCAGGTTGGTCTGTCCAGGTGGAAGGCGTTTCTCGCGAGGACTCAATGCATTGCTGGCCACAGTGGCAATGATGGCCCCGATGGGACCTCCAATGGCATAGCCGAAAGCGCCCCATAGAAGATTATTGAAAAAACTCATGATTTCTATGTAGCGCTTCAGCCTTTCGGGGGGAAGTGTTTGGAGTCACTAAGGAGCAAGATATGAGTATTTCGTTACTGAGTTATCCAAGCTGGTTTCACTTATTCCGGTTCAACTCAGTTATTTCTCTTAAGTTTGGCCAATGTGATTTGGCTTCATAGAAGAGCTTTTGTGCCTCTTGGTGATTTCGGAGCTCCCGCTGTATGGCGATGGCTCGGAGATAGCTCTCTGGACCGAGGCTGGTATGGGATTGTTGGCGGGCCAGATTTAAAAATTTCTGAAACGCCTGGTCTAAATGGCCAGCCTCGTGTGCTGCCTTTGCCTCTCGAAACCGGCGCAGAAGGTCTGAAAGCGGGTACGGACTGGATGGCGGGTTTTGCCGATGAGCATCCGACCCAATCGAAGCACGGGCAGGGCGGGTTCGATTCCTTCTCAACGGTCTTGCTTTGGGAGAGGGCAGTTTGGGTGGCTCTTTGAGCAGCGGTTGTACTTGGACTGGGGCCTTTAGGACTTTAATCGCTCTGAATTGAGTGAGGCTTTGTGCTGAGGGTACGATGATGGGGGTAGCAATTGTTATTTGATGACCTACGGCGCGCTGCTTGATTTGCCAGCTGGTTCCCCAGGCGAGCGTACCAAAGAGCAGGGTAAATCCCATGGTAGCTGCGAAGGCTCTCAGAGAAGGACCCGTCTCGGCTCTGGCGATACGCTCCTGAATAGCTTCATGATTACGGCTGAGTCGCCAGGCGGACATTTGTCTGCGCGCAATCCACCAGAGCCCGTTCCCAATGTCGGAGCGCCGGCTGAGGCGTATGGGTCCCCTCGGGTATGTTTTTTTCATGTAGACTGCCTGCCGCTTTCTCAACTGAGTTCCCGCATAAGGTTGTAATCTTCATTTTTATTTTATGTTTTGGTTTTTTTGATGAGACCCCACCAATTAGGTGGTGCGCGGAACGCGGCGGGGTTACAATTTGGTGGGTCGATTATCTGAGGAGTCCCCTGGTGAGCGCCGTAACAAAAGATTTATTGGAGTCATTTCAAAAGGTTTTGAGTGATCTACGAAAAGCCATCGATGAAGATGTCTTTTGGAGCTGGGATGGTCGACTGCAAGCCGCTTTTGTCGTTGTGCATACGGGGCACAGCCGTGTGGTGAACGATATCTTGGCCCGTTCGTTTGAGAACCGGTGGGATATCGAGTCGATTCAAAAGGCTCCGCCTTATGTACGAGAGGCGGTTGACGCATTGGTTGGGCTCAGGGAACGCCAGTTTATGTATACTGCCGAGCCGGATGATGGTGGCCGAACCCTGTATGGGGCTTATTGGCCGTGGGCCAATGGCGATTTGATTTCTATCCGGGTAAGCTTTCTCTCCACTGAAAATGACCGATTGTCACAAGATGAACAAACGGCACTTTTAAACCGCACGCTTGAGTCAAATCACTGACTTTTCGAACAGCGCCCCACGG
Proteins encoded:
- a CDS encoding response regulator gives rise to the protein MALTRFNPVPKAKSLETQKQKILYVEDEDTNWEVTQLSLRDKFTLQRAATSAEAFEILNKEKFDLILMDIQLSGSELNGIEITQSLRGLAAGTVPDYGREIDCHGARIIFVTAYSARYTKEELIEAGGDDLITKPVDFTRLSLAISRLLVREAFSKQPQVKKFLEENNLPERRKAVRVAIELNCKVHCDGVTDHACIWDLSLGGARIAFDANKIPDAISIGSLIEVEFITAWGVICADSTVVRIAETETNELGVSFDAMSDESKSILSKWLGTYGSKG
- a CDS encoding DnaJ domain-containing protein, with the translated sequence MSFFNNLLWGAFGYAIGGPIGAIIATVASNALSPREKRLPPGQTNLGQEEHQLVFFVTTFSLLAKLAKADGIVSKEEVAVVDKFIKQSLQLNDQQRQIAIDIFYKAKDSSHSFEGFAQQYYQILGHSPAMMREMLRLLYTIAAADGVFHPKEKELVSKAAQIFNIPSYEHELIQKSFFPNTEGYYAVLGCKPSDSMDTIKKKYRALVSENHPDKVISQGLPEEFVKLATEKVQKINEAYEQIQKQRAN